A window of Triplophysa dalaica isolate WHDGS20190420 chromosome 7, ASM1584641v1, whole genome shotgun sequence contains these coding sequences:
- the LOC130425994 gene encoding cytoglobin-1-like — protein sequence MDSGAKNTGSITDEEVSVIRDTWKPVYEVKEDAGVAVLVRFFTNTPSAKQYFDQIREIQDPEEMRKNAQLRKNAINIMSGLNKLVENLHDGDKVKNIFNQLGETHALKYKVDPSYFKIVTKVILEVLVETFPKVFSAASVQGVWSKLMSITCVELNKVYTTVGWDSIKNST from the exons ATGGACTCAGGTGCGAAGAACACAGGGAGCATCACAGATGAAGAGGTGTCTGTGATCCGGGACACGTGGAAACCGGTGTACGAGGTTAAAGAAGACGCCGGGGTGGCTGTGCTGGTCAG GTTTTTCACAAACACTCCATCGGCTAAGCAGTACTTCGATCAAATCCGTGAAATCCAGGATCCAGAAGAGATGCGTAAGAACGCCCAGCTGAggaaaaatgcaataaacatCATGTCGGGCCTCAACAAGCTGGTGGAGAATCTTCATGACGGAGACAaagtcaaaaacattttcaatcaaTTGGGTGAAACACATGCGCTCAAATACAAGGTGGACCCCAGTTACTTTAAA ATTGTAACTAAGGTCATTCTGGAGGTGCTGGTTGAAACTTTCCCAAAAGTCTTCAGTGCAGCGTCAGTGCAGGGGGTGTGGTCTAAACTCATGAGCATCACGTGCGTTGAGCTGAATAAAGTCTACACTACAGTCGGCTGGGATTCCATCAAAAACTCTACTTAA
- the LOC130425993 gene encoding cytoglobin-1-like codes for MDAGAKNTGSITDEEVSVIRDTWKPVFKVKEETGVAVLVRFFTNTPSAKQYFDHIRDIQDPEEMRKNAQLKKNAVDTMTSLNMMVENLHDGDKVKGFFHQLGESHALQFKVDPSYFKIMSDVILEVLFETFPQVFSAASVKGAWSKLMNIMCSELNKVYTAVGWKSIKNSA; via the exons ATGGACGCAGGTGCGAAGAACACAGGGAGCATCACAGATGAAGAGGTGTCTGTGATCCGGGACACGTGGAAACCGGTGTTCAAGGTTAAAGAAGAGACCGGGGTGGCTGTGCTGGTCAG GTTTTTCACAAACACTCCATCGGCTAAGCAGTACTTTGATCATATCCGTGACATCCAGGATCCAGAAGAGATGCGTAAGAACGCCCAGCTGAAGAAAAATGCGGTAGACACCATGACGTCCCTCAACATGATGGTGGAGAACCTTCATGACGGAGACAAAGTCAAGGGCTTCTTCCATCAGTTGGGCGAATCACATGCGCTCCAATTCAAGGTGGACCCCAGTTACTTTAAG ATTATGTCTGACGTCATTCTGGAGGTGCTGTTTGAAACTTTCCCACAAGTCTTCAGTGCAGCATCAGTGAAGGGGGCGTGGTCTAAACTCATGAATATCATGTGCAGCGAGCTGAATAAAGTCTACACTGCAGTTGGCTGGAAGTCCATCAAAAACTCAGCTTAA